The segment TGATTGATCTTAATTAAACCCAGTTCACCCTCCCTTGTCAACTGACCATTCAGTTGGTTAGAGGGTTATAATGTCTCATGAACTCTGTAAAATCTGGGGTAACTGTGGCAACGACAAAAGCTGAAAAGGTCAAAAATGCTAAACCTCTTCGAGATGCTCAAGCAACGCAAGCGGTAATTTTAGCCGCCGCAGAAGTGGAATTTGCTCAAAATGGTTTCACGGCTGCCAGAACCGAGGCGATCGCCGCTAAAACTGGAGTGGCAAAATCAATGATTTATTACTACTTCAAAGACAAAGAAGGGTTGTATCGAGCCGTTTTGGAGCGATCACACGCTGACCTTTTACAAACGGCTCAGAACCTAGAACTCGAGCAGCTATCCCCTGAAGTCGCGTTAGAAAAGTTTTTGAGAGCATTGCTCGATTGCGTATCTCGTAATCCCAGACTCCCGACGATCATGTTTTTTGAAGCAGTGCAAAACCAGGGGAAATACTACAAAAATAGTCGCTCGCCCAGTATTGATACAGTTTTAATTAGAATTTTGGAAAGAGGTGTGACGACAGGAGTATTTCGTTCGCTTGATCCCTTTCAATCAGCCATTAACATCATGGGAACTTGCCTGTTCTACTTCATTGGTACTGGAAACATCCAGCAGTTTCCTCAAGGAAAGCGACTTCTCAGTCAATCCATGCTAGAGCAGCATTCTCAAGAAGCGATCGCACTAATCTTGGCAGGTGTGCGCAAAGTTGGACTTGAGAAAATAGAGGAAATGTCATTTTTTATTTCTCCTATGCAGGAAATAAAGTAACAAATTTAGTGGTTTGTTCAGTGACTATCCAAATCGTCTTGATCTTTCCATTTCTCTAGGATGACGTTTATTGAGATTTATCATCCTTCGGTAGAGGAATTAATAAATAATTGGTGAGTTTATTAGAACAAATTAAGGATAGTAAGCTGTATAAAGCTTGTCTTAAAGTAGCTAAAGTACACGCTCAAATTAAAGATTGTTCTACGGATTTTCTTTATAAACTAACCACTAAACTTGTTCAAGAAAATGACCTAATTGCGATTGAAGATTTAGGCATTAAAAATATGGTAAAAAACCATAAATTAGCTAGAGCAATGAATGATGCTAGTTGGGGAGAATTTACCCGTCAATTAGAGTACGAATGCCAATAGAACGGTAAAGAACTAATTAAAGTTGGCTGCTCTTTTCCTCGTAGTAAACGCTGTGGAAGGGGAGAATCATCCTACTAAAGAGTCTGAAAAGCCCCTTCCCGAACCAAAGTCACTATAGCTAAAAATATACTTGACTTTGGGTAGGGACTTTTGCAAACATTTTGCTTAAATTGCTTACAATAGATCTAAATAGTGGCCGATTAATCTATTTCCCCAGGTAAGGCATGAGCAAAATTGTTGCAGATGTGATGACCCCCAATGCAATAACGGTGACTCGACAAACACCGTTATCTGAAGCTATCCGAATTTTGGCCGAGAAACGAATCAGTGGTTTACCCGTCGTTGATGATTCCGGAAAATTAGTGGGAGTTATTTCTGAAACCGATTTGATGTGGCAAGAGACAGGGGTTGAACCTCCTCCCTACATCATGATCCTTGATAGTGTTATTTATTTACAAAATCCAGCCCGTTATGAGAAAGAGATTCATAAAGCTTTAGGGCAAACAGTGGGGGAAGTGATGAGTAATCACCCAATTTCAATTAAATCCTCCCAATCACTGCGGGAAGCAGCTCAAATTATGCACGAGAAGAAAATTCGTCGTTTACCTGTAGTCGATGAAACAGGAAAGCAAGTCATTGGTATCCTCACCCAAGGAGATATTATTCGCTCAATGGCTAAAGGTTAAGGCGATCGCTTAACCTAGGACTATAGCCCCCTTTAAGTTTTAACGTCAATGTTAGCTTAATTACACTTAAGCGCAAGGAGAAACTCTAGCAATGACTGCGATCTCAAACAATGTCTCCAATAGTGTCATTAATAACTATATTGAGCGAGTGACGGAATTAAGTCAATCGAGTCAGCATATTCCGACAACGGAAGAGTTAGAGAAAATCGCCTCAGAATTGGGGATTGAACCTGAAGAAATTCAAGCAGCCCAAAAACAGTCCCATGATCATTATATTCGAGCCCAAGGTTATATGAAGCTCAGGCATTGGGATGATGCGATCGCAGAACTGCAAGATGCTGTAGTTTTTAATCCTTCTAATTTAGATATGCTAATCAGTTTAGCCCATGCTTATATGGGACGTTGGCAAGAAAAACATCATCTACAAGATGAACAAAGTATTCGGTTTAGGATTCGTCAATGTTTGGATATTAAACCGGATTGTCAAGAGGCTTTAAACTTATTAGCTAAGTTATCTAATTCCCTGAAATTACGTCAGCGTATTTTCATAACACTTGTCTTAGGTTTAAGTGGAGTGGTGATTGGTGTTGGTAGCTTTTTATGGTTAAGTGATGCTTTTCCTAATTTCTTCAATAGGCAGTCAAAAATTGAACAGTTGGAACAGCAGTTTTTAGCAGAAATCTATCAATTACAGCAACAACAAGAAGCTGTTAAAGCGGAAATATTAACTCTCCAACAAAGTAATAATCAGCAATACCAACAGAATTTATCCTTGTTGAAAAATCGCATTAATCAATTGGAGAAAAAATTGACTATTTTACAGCAGAAAATTGTTGACCTAGAGAAATCTCAACCCAGTAAACTGACCCCTAAACCTTCTAATCAAGATATGGAAAATAATAAACAAATAATCGATTCAATGATTATTAGACGATGAGAACTTTAACCTTTAAACCCTAACCTCTAACCTTTATCTCCTAGTTCAATTGATTATTGATTGGACTACTATAGGGTCTTAATAATGTTTTGGCTTGATACACATGAAAAATGGTAACAACGACCCCTCCTCGTTGGATAGGAACTGTTCCAATTTCTTGAAAACTCAAGAAGTAATCCCTAAATTCATTGTTTAAATGAGGCATTTTATGGAATCTTTCTAGGGTAATATAAAGAGCATCTTCTCCTATCCATTGATCAGTATCCGGCCAAAATGAAAATCCCCGTCTATCGTAACTAAAACAAGTCACGGGGATAGGGTTTAGAGGTCTGAGGGCTAAATCTATTAATCCTCCTAAGTAATAGGCATTACTAAAGATAAAATGACTGTTTTGTAAAGCATTTAAAAGCACAGGAGATGAAGCAAACCCTTGACGGAGTTGTTGAATATCAATCAATTCATTAGCGGGATCACTTTTAGGCTCCAAAAATCCGCCAAAGATAGCAGAATGACTGGATTTTTGTAGGGTTCCTGTAGTAATATGTAGCAGCAATAGAAATAAAATAGTCGAAATAATAATCCCTGTTCCTCCTAACCACCATCTAATAAGATAACGCGATCTCTGTTGCCATTGAAACGCATAAATTCCTAATAATAAAGTGGCTCCCCAAAATCCAGGGATAGGCCAAGTAACAAGAATTTGTTGTTTTCCTCCTAACAGAGTAAATCCTACCATTAACGGCAAAGAAACCCAGAGAATTAATAACTGTTTTTCTTTTAAAAAATCATCCCTTTCCCTTAGAGGAAAAACCCATGAATATTGAAGCCATTTGTGCGGAAAAATATCAGAAAATTGATTGATTAGCGTTCGTAGATTAACCCACCATAAAGGAAAACCAATCGTCGGAAAAAGTAAGCCTATACCTGTCAAAAAAACCCCAAAAACTTTCAATAAATTATAGCCAGAAGGTGAAACAATTCCCTCTGGTGGAGGATCAAAGCGATGAAATAACTGAAATCGTAAAGAAACCCAATTATGCTGTAAATTCCAAAACCAAAGAGGAAATAGCGTGATGATAAATAATCCTATTGCTAGTCCCATCCACGGAGAGAATAAAGCACAGCGATGCTTAGAACTGGTTAGACAAAAGGCAATTAATCCTAATGCTAGAATAAAGCCATGATATTTACTCAAACAAGCTAACCCAACCAAAATTCCTAAAATACTAAGGCGATAGCTAGGACGATAACTTTGATTAGCTGTTGGAAAAAATTCACAAACCGCGCAATATAAACTTGCTGACCAAAAAAAGATTAAAGGACTATCAGGAAGCGTAATTACCCCAAAACCTACGGTAAAGATAGGAATAATAGAAGCAATAATTAATGTTATTTTTGCCCCTTGATGATTAAATAATCGAGCACTGGTGAGATATAATAGTAAAAGACTGCCTGTATATAAAATTAGTGTCCCTAAACGGAGTGTAAATGGTGAAGCAATTCCCGTTAACCAAACACCAAACCCCGTTGTTAAAGCAACTAAAGGTGGATGATCAAAGTAACTCCAATCTAAATGTTGACTATAGAGATAATAATAGCCTTCATCGTAGCCAGGAAACAACCATAAGGCAAGAATGGAACGAAAAACCAATCCTACTAGCAAAATCTGAAAGACCGATTGTTGCCACGTCAAGAAGGGGAGTTTTTTCTGGATTCTAGAGATAATAGAAGGGGATGACTTGAGGGTTGTTTTACTCAAAGATGTTAAAAGGGTATTTGATTCTATGATTAAGTTATACCATTTTGATCAACTTGGACTACAGAAGTAGATGTTGTAGGGGTCAACGGCCGTTGACCCCTACAGAAATGTCTAGCTAGACTTTAGGAAATTGGTATTACCATTTTTTATCACTTCTCCATCAATCCTGTGGGTGATGCCTACCCGACAGATCAACGATAGTTAAGGCTAAAATAGTCAGATGCCATTATTATTACTATTTTTTATTCTCGTTGTAACCGTTATCTTTCTGCTGCAAAATCAGCAACCTGTGGTTCTCTACTTCCTGGGAACCAATCCTAAAACGGCATTATTTACCCTAACCCTTCCTATTGGCCTTTGGGTTATTCTTTTTGCAGTGGCTGGCATTGTCACCAGCCTAATTATACAGTTTGTGAACCGATCGCCCCAAATTACCCCCTCAAGATCTTCAACCCCTCCTCCCCGTCGAGAACCCCCAAAAACCCCACCCCCAAAACCCCAACCGTCTCAGTTTCCGGAGTCTTCCCAAGACTTGAACTGGGAATCTGTCCCTAAACCTAATTGGGAAGGAACGGAACCGCAATTAATTGAGGAAGAAGACGATTGGAAAATTGAAGAACCCCCGATGCAACCGACAATTCCTCGTAAACCCCGTGAACAACTTGAACGGGAATTACGACGGCCAGTCGATGAAAATCAAGGGAAGAATTTTGAACGGGAACAACCCCCCCCTAGAGTATCCCAACAAGGTTCGGTTTATTCCTATACCTATCGAGAACTTCGTGATAACCAAGAAAACGAGTCCTCTGTTCCTCCTCAAGACAAAACCCGTCCCGGTAAAGACAAAACAAGCGAACAGATTTATGATGCCAATTATCGCGTTTTAACCCCTCCTTATCAAGAACCCCAAGAGGAAACGAAGGAGAATGAAGAACAAGATTGGATTTGATTTTAAAAATTTGTAGAGGCGGGTTTTTTGTAATAATTATCATTTTTACAAGTAAGTCAAATAAACCCACCCCTACAACTTCTGATGTTATTTCATGTTAGCTCTAGTATCTTGTACGGCAACCCAAAACAACCACGCTGTTAAGGGTATACTAAGGGCTAAAATCAGGCTAGTGGTCATTTGGCCTAATTCGGGGGTTCCTGAAGACAGTTCAAAAACAGAACCAACACCAGCGATCGCACTAACACACGATCCTAATAACAATACGCCACTTTTCGGGGTCACTAAAATTTTCTCCTATTATTCAATCAATTTTATTAATTACTTGACGGGTTTAACGGCTTGTACCGAAAAGCCATTTTTTTGCAGGGATTCCGTTAAGGCTAACCCATTATTGACGC is part of the Rippkaea orientalis PCC 8801 genome and harbors:
- a CDS encoding TetR/AcrR family transcriptional regulator, with amino-acid sequence MNSVKSGVTVATTKAEKVKNAKPLRDAQATQAVILAAAEVEFAQNGFTAARTEAIAAKTGVAKSMIYYYFKDKEGLYRAVLERSHADLLQTAQNLELEQLSPEVALEKFLRALLDCVSRNPRLPTIMFFEAVQNQGKYYKNSRSPSIDTVLIRILERGVTTGVFRSLDPFQSAINIMGTCLFYFIGTGNIQQFPQGKRLLSQSMLEQHSQEAIALILAGVRKVGLEKIEEMSFFISPMQEIK
- a CDS encoding transposase — protein: MSLLEQIKDSKLYKACLKVAKVHAQIKDCSTDFLYKLTTKLVQENDLIAIEDLGIKNMVKNHKLARAMNDASWGEFTRQLEYECQ
- a CDS encoding CBS domain-containing protein encodes the protein MSKIVADVMTPNAITVTRQTPLSEAIRILAEKRISGLPVVDDSGKLVGVISETDLMWQETGVEPPPYIMILDSVIYLQNPARYEKEIHKALGQTVGEVMSNHPISIKSSQSLREAAQIMHEKKIRRLPVVDETGKQVIGILTQGDIIRSMAKG
- a CDS encoding ArnT family glycosyltransferase, which produces MTWQQSVFQILLVGLVFRSILALWLFPGYDEGYYYLYSQHLDWSYFDHPPLVALTTGFGVWLTGIASPFTLRLGTLILYTGSLLLLYLTSARLFNHQGAKITLIIASIIPIFTVGFGVITLPDSPLIFFWSASLYCAVCEFFPTANQSYRPSYRLSILGILVGLACLSKYHGFILALGLIAFCLTSSKHRCALFSPWMGLAIGLFIITLFPLWFWNLQHNWVSLRFQLFHRFDPPPEGIVSPSGYNLLKVFGVFLTGIGLLFPTIGFPLWWVNLRTLINQFSDIFPHKWLQYSWVFPLRERDDFLKEKQLLILWVSLPLMVGFTLLGGKQQILVTWPIPGFWGATLLLGIYAFQWQQRSRYLIRWWLGGTGIIISTILFLLLLHITTGTLQKSSHSAIFGGFLEPKSDPANELIDIQQLRQGFASSPVLLNALQNSHFIFSNAYYLGGLIDLALRPLNPIPVTCFSYDRRGFSFWPDTDQWIGEDALYITLERFHKMPHLNNEFRDYFLSFQEIGTVPIQRGGVVVTIFHVYQAKTLLRPYSSPINNQLN
- a CDS encoding LapA family protein, with the protein product MPLLLLFFILVVTVIFLLQNQQPVVLYFLGTNPKTALFTLTLPIGLWVILFAVAGIVTSLIIQFVNRSPQITPSRSSTPPPRREPPKTPPPKPQPSQFPESSQDLNWESVPKPNWEGTEPQLIEEEDDWKIEEPPMQPTIPRKPREQLERELRRPVDENQGKNFEREQPPPRVSQQGSVYSYTYRELRDNQENESSVPPQDKTRPGKDKTSEQIYDANYRVLTPPYQEPQEETKENEEQDWI